In Zea mays cultivar B73 chromosome 7, Zm-B73-REFERENCE-NAM-5.0, whole genome shotgun sequence, the following proteins share a genomic window:
- the LOC100283094 gene encoding proteasome subunit alpha type 3 encodes MSSIGTGYDLSVTTFSPDGRVFQVEYATKAVDNSGTIVGIKCKDGIVLGVEKLVTSKMMLEGSNRRIHSVHRHSGLAVAGLAADGRQIVSRTKSEAASYEKVYGEPISVKELADRVASYVHLCTLYWWLRPFGCGVILGGYDRDGPQLYMIEPSGVSYKYFGAALGKGRQAAKTEIEKLKLSELTCREGIVEVAKIIYGVHDEAKDKAFELELSWICDESNRQHQKVPNELLEQAKAAAQAALEEMDAD; translated from the exons ATGAGCAGCATAGGCACAGGTTATGATTTGTCTGTCACGACCTTCTCCCCAGATGGTCGTGTCTTCCAGGTCGAGTATGCCACCAAGGCCGTCGACAACAGCGG GACTATTGTTGGGATCAAGTGCAAAGATGGCATTGTCCTG GGTGTCGAGAAGCTGGTAACCTCAAAGATGATGCTGGAAGGATCAAACCGAAGGATCCATTCGGTGCACCGTCACTCTGGCTTG GCTGTTGCTGGTTTAGCAGCAGATGGCAGGCAAATTGTTTCAAGGACCAAATCAGAAGCTGCCAGTTATGAAAA GGTCTATGGAGAACCCATTTCTGTGAAGGAATTGGCTGATCGTGTGGCAAGTTATGTTCATCTTTGCACGCTGTACTGGTGGCTCAG GCCTTTTGGTTGTGGTGTTATTCTTGGAGGTTATGATAGGGATGGGCCACAGCTCTACATGATAGAACCCTCAGGAGTTTCCTAC AAATACTTCGGTGCTGCATTGGGGAAGGGAAGACAGGCTGCAAAGAC TGAGATAGAAAAGTTGAAACTTTCGGAGCTTACCTGCCGGGAAGGCATTGTTGAAGTTGCAAAGAT AATTTATGGAGTGCATGACGAAGCGAAGGACAAAGCTTTTGAGTTGGAGTTGAGCTGGATCTGTGATGAATCGAACCGCCAGCATCAGAAG GTTCCAAATGAACTGTTGGAGCAGGCCAAAGCTGCTGCTCAGGCAGCTCTTGAGGAGATGGATGCTGACTAA